From Haloarcula sp. CBA1127, a single genomic window includes:
- a CDS encoding protein-L-isoaspartate O-methyltransferase: MDPAVLRDDMVDSLQHESKGVVRSAWLSTAMRAVPREAFVGEQQTYSDRPFERLGTRVLSPSTVGRVLETLAPEEDDDVLVVGAGVGYTAAVLAEQVGAANVHAIDITRRLVIEARQNLAEAGYDAVLVDRRDGADGLPEYAPYDRILLEAAAIDPPRALLQQLTEDGRLVMPLGTGEQSLAVVEADGSVKRHGTVAFQPMLVEGEQADTVERNRTHREDRERARQAAQSRAGWEQEWIDWDG, from the coding sequence ATGGACCCAGCGGTACTGCGGGACGACATGGTCGACAGCCTGCAACACGAGAGCAAGGGTGTCGTCCGGAGCGCGTGGCTGTCGACAGCGATGCGTGCCGTCCCCAGAGAGGCGTTCGTCGGCGAGCAACAGACCTACTCCGACCGCCCGTTTGAACGCCTCGGCACGCGCGTTCTTTCGCCTAGTACCGTCGGCCGCGTGCTCGAAACCCTGGCACCCGAGGAAGACGACGACGTGCTCGTGGTCGGTGCCGGCGTCGGCTACACGGCTGCCGTACTGGCAGAACAGGTCGGCGCAGCGAACGTTCATGCGATAGATATCACGCGCCGCCTCGTCATCGAAGCGCGACAGAACCTGGCAGAAGCAGGCTACGACGCCGTCCTCGTGGACCGTCGTGACGGGGCTGACGGACTTCCGGAGTACGCACCGTACGACCGAATTCTTCTGGAAGCTGCCGCAATCGACCCGCCCAGAGCGCTCCTCCAGCAGTTGACCGAGGACGGCCGGCTCGTGATGCCGCTGGGAACCGGCGAGCAGTCACTGGCCGTCGTCGAGGCCGACGGCTCAGTCAAGCGACACGGCACTGTCGCGTTCCAGCCGATGCTCGTCGAGGGCGAACAGGCCGACACCGTCGAGCGCAACCGGACCCACCGCGAGGACCGCGAGCGCGCCCGCCAGGCGGCCCAGTCCCGCGCCGG
- a CDS encoding protein-L-isoaspartate(D-aspartate) O-methyltransferase, which yields MADWDRKRSRLADRLRERISDEAVLAAIASVPRHRFVPHDKRHDAYADRPLPIGSGQTISAPHMVAIMAELLDLSPGDRVLEIGTGCGYHAAVTAELVGPENIYSVEYHASLADEARETLEATGYGDVSVRAGDGKEGWPDHAPYDRTYLTCAAPEFPAPLVEQTRDGGVLLAPIDDGQQRLIRAEKRADGTLDSEDHGGVRFVPLQ from the coding sequence GCCGACCGTCTGCGAGAGCGTATCTCTGACGAGGCCGTTCTCGCGGCGATAGCGTCGGTTCCCCGCCATCGGTTCGTCCCGCACGACAAGCGACACGATGCCTACGCCGACCGCCCGCTCCCAATCGGGTCGGGCCAGACGATTTCTGCGCCGCACATGGTCGCAATCATGGCCGAGTTACTGGACCTGTCCCCCGGAGATCGGGTACTGGAGATCGGCACGGGATGTGGCTACCACGCCGCGGTGACCGCCGAACTGGTCGGCCCCGAGAACATCTACAGCGTGGAGTACCACGCATCGCTGGCCGATGAGGCACGCGAGACACTGGAAGCGACCGGCTACGGCGACGTTTCCGTTCGCGCCGGCGACGGCAAGGAGGGGTGGCCAGACCACGCCCCCTACGACCGGACGTATCTGACCTGTGCCGCGCCGGAGTTCCCCGCCCCGCTTGTTGAGCAGACCCGCGACGGTGGCGTCCTGCTGGCTCCGATCGACGATGGGCAGCAGCGCCTCATCCGGGCGGAGAAACGGGCTGACGGCACGCTTGACAGCGAGGACCACGGCGGTGTTCGGTTCGTCCCGCTCCAGTAG